Proteins co-encoded in one Setaria viridis chromosome 9, Setaria_viridis_v4.0, whole genome shotgun sequence genomic window:
- the LOC117836312 gene encoding uncharacterized protein yields MAAARRLSELLQEQQEPFLVEAAKARRPRRGRCASGGGAGGWLGCCPAAACRRLLRLCSHGFKKRKSGGGAGGGAGVGSGLRSPLSKVLCGRAVRRVLRWEDLGAAGCFSGAGAGCGREFRRLRRSLGDSGECNPRAMVFAEDDADEEERMGWKADVDVDSSRQLSPVSVLELHSDDDDQSPVHSQWEDEKPSTSGSSPPSEYFLGPASPCFSFSYNLHDKFCEMEVDETEDEAVRNGRSIEEQISSWEKIAGDISRIPAMMELDLSRSMRQWREMEPEVREIGARIETLIFEDIRRETVCDMLTSHCTLAAAATSC; encoded by the exons ATGGCCGCCGCGAGGAGGCTCTCCGAGCTGctgcaggagcagcaggagcccTTCCTCGTCGAGGCCGCCAAGGCAAGGCGACCCCGGCGCGGCCGTTGcgcgagcggaggcggcgccggcggatggCTGGGCTGCTGCCCAGCCGCCGCGTGCCGGCGGCTGCTCAGGCTCTGCAGCCACGGGTTCAAGAAGCggaagagcggcggcggtgccggcggcggcgcgggagtcgGGAGCGGCCTGCGGTCCCCGCTGAGCAAGGTGCTGTGCGGCCGGGCCGTTCGTCGGGTGCTGCGCTGGGAGGAtctcggcgccgccggctgcttctccggcgcgggcgccggctgCGGCCGCGAgttccgccgcctgcgccgctcCCTCGGCGACAGCGGCGAGTGCAACCCGCGCGCCATGGTGTTTGCCGAGGATGacgcggacgaggaggagcggatGGGGTGGAAGGCCGACGTGGACGTGGACTCGTCGCGGCAGCTCAGCCCGGTCTCCGTCCTCGAGCTGcactccgacgacgacgaccagtcGCCCGTGCATTCCCAAT GGGAGGACGAGAAGCCATCGACCTCCGGGAGCTCACCACCCTCCGAATACTTCCTGGGCCCGGCCTCCCCGTGCTTCAGCTTCAGCTACAACCTCCACGACAAGTTCTGCGAGATGGAGGTGGACGAAACCGAGGACGAGGCGGTCAGGAACGGCAGGTCCATAGAGGAGCAGATCTCGTCGTGGGAGAAGATCGCGGGGGACATCTCAAGGATCCCGGCGATGATGGAGCTGGACCTGTCGCGGTCCATGCGGCAATGGCGGGAGATGGAGCCGGAGGTGAGGGAGATCGGCGCCAGGATAGAGACCCTCATCTTCGAGGACATCAGGAGGGAGACCGTCTGCGACATGCTCACCTCGCATTGTACattggcggcggcagcaacatCTTGTTga
- the LOC117840604 gene encoding uncharacterized protein translates to MNMKPGAVAASRSGGGTVAFSWEQEPGVSKQSPAETKKPTAGAPRTEAVSKRTLATAKKAPAPAAVVPARPHRLRVPPPPGGPGAPAVSQPGKSGGGRRSRGGVRPRDDPFLAAYLACTDNGGGNSKGAQKMLGWAGLGLGLGLGLRGLGLSCKTSCGAVEECVVTLARIPELDED, encoded by the coding sequence atgAACATGAAGCCGGGAGCTGTGGCGGCGTCgaggtccggcggcggcacggtggCCTTCTCGTGGGAGCAGGAGCCGGGGGTGTCGAAACAGAGCCCAGCTGAGACCAAGAAGCCCACAGCCGGGGCGCCCCGCACGGAGGCCGTCAGCAAGAGGACGCTGGCGACCGCCAAGAAGGCGCCTGCGCCCGCGGCTGTTGTACCGGCGCGCCCGCACCGGCTGcgcgtgccgccaccgccaggagGGCCGGGTGCGCCGGCCGTCTCCCAGCCAgggaagagcggcggcggcaggaggagcCGTGGCGGCGTCAGGCCGCGGGACGACCCGTTCCTTGCAGCCTACCTGGCCTGCACGgacaacggcggcggcaacagCAAGGGGGCACAGAAAATGCTTGGGTGGGCGgggcttgggcttgggcttggACTCGGGTTGCGTGGGCTCGGGCTCTCTTGCAAGACTTCGTGTGGGGCCGTGGAGGAGTGCGTCGTGACGCTTGCTAGGATCCCTGAACTCGATGAGGATTGA
- the LOC117840852 gene encoding exopolygalacturonase gives MAFTTKNAMRALFLLALVFTAQAGKAAPAASKDAKAADDSAAKGGGSCPSGSCDITKLGASGNGKTDSTKALEEAWASACGGTGKNTIMIPKGDYLVGPLNFTGPCKGDVTIQVDGNLLASTDLSLYKGNWIEILRVDNLVITGKGKLDGQGSAVWSKNACAKKYDCKILPNSLVLDYVNNGEVSGITLLNSKFFHMNVFQCKDLVIKDVTVTAPGDSPNTDGIHMGDSTGISIVNTVIGVGDDCISIGPGSTKVNITGVTCGPGHGISIGSLGRYKDEKDVTDITVKDCTLKKSSNGLRIKAYEDAASVLTASKIHYENIKMEDAGNPIIIDMKYCPNKICTSSGASKVTVKDVSFKNITGTSSTPEAVSLLCSDKIPCSGVTMDNVKVEYSGTNNKTMAVCKNAKVTTTASLKELACA, from the coding sequence ATGGCCTTCACCACCAAAAACGCCATGAGagccctcttcctccttgcgCTAGTGTTCACCGCGCAAGCCGGaaaggcggcgccggcggcgtcgaagGACGCTAAGGCGGCGGACGATAGCGCGGCGAAGGGAGGAGGGTCGTGTCCCAGCGGGTCGTGCGACATCACCAAGCTGGGCGCGTCCGGTAATGGCAAGACGGACAGCACCAAGGCGCTAGAGGAGGCATGGGCGTCGGCATGCGGCGGCACCGGGAAGAACACGATCATGATCCCCAAGGGCGACTACCTGGTTGGCCCGCTCAACTTCACGGGCCCGTGCAAGGGTGATGTGACCATCCAGGTGGACGGCAACCTGCTGGCGTCCACGGACCTGAGCCTGTACAAGGGCAACTGGATCGAGATCCTGCGCGTGGACAACCTGGTGATCACCGGCAAGGGCAAACTTGACGGGCAGGGCTCCGCCGTGTGGAGCAAGAATGCCTGTGCCAAGAAGTACGACTGTAAGATCCTGCCCAACTCGTTGGTGCTGGACTACGTGAACAACGGCGAGGTGTCCGGCATCACGCTGCTCAACTCCAAGTTCTTCCACATGAACGTGTTCCAGTGCAAGGACCTGGTGATCAAGGACGTGACGGTGACAGCGCCGGGTGACAGCCCCAACACGGACGGCATCCACATGGGCGACTCGACCGGGATCAGCATCGTTAACACGGtcatcggcgtcggcgacgactGCATCTCCATCGGCCCGGGGAGCACCAAGGTCAACATCACCGGCGTCACCTGCGGCCCGGGGCACGGCATCAGCATCGGCAGCCTGGGGCGGTACAAGGACGAGAAGGACGTGACAGACATCACCGTCAAGGACTGCACGCTCAAGAAGTCCAGCAACGGCCTCCGGATCAAGGCGTACGAGGACGCCGCGTCCGTGCTCACTGCCTCCAAGATCCACTACGAGAACATCAAGATGGAGGATGCTGGGAACCCCATCATCATCGACATGAAGTATTGCCCCAACAAGATCTGCACCAGCAGCGGCGCCTCCAAGGTCACCGTCAAGGACGTCTCCTTCAAGAACATCACCGgcacctcctccacccccgAGGCCGTCAGCCTGCTCTGCTCCGACAAGATCCCCTGCAGCGGCGTCACCATGGACAACGTCAAGGTCGAGTACAGCGGCACCAACAACAAGACCATGGCTGTCTGCAAGAACGCCAAGGTCACCACCACCGCATCCCTCAAGGAGCTCGCATGCGCATGA